In Wenyingzhuangia fucanilytica, the following are encoded in one genomic region:
- a CDS encoding RagB/SusD family nutrient uptake outer membrane protein, with protein sequence MKNIKFITVVFLAIFAASCEDDFLSPLPTSAISADGFYNNEEELEAGVINMYDGLQGVNDTDSDSNHSTQIEFYLTEMRSDNTRTKSGEGEAAQFETYTVQSTNGIVADYYRSMYNVIYRANTVLENIDAATTKKAQFEGEAKFVRAYAYFNLVRLFGDVPLIDRVIAPLETDVSFTRVPTADVYSLIISDLTTAINGLTDGSKNRASKAAAEGLLAKVYLTTGNYSGAQTLCESIMQPSRGFSLEADYKDIFYTEGNDEVIFAIGYNGNAVNDSQNFSAEWLNSVGRTSGMNYVTADVRNAFATYGGVERSKYAFRQDAGQTTQYQVVKYLPNGDASLGIDPTSTDPTLAGNDWIVLRYADVVLMHVESILAGGASTTSTNAIASFKLIRDRAGLTTPAIITKEDLLNERRVELAFENQRFFDLVRFGEAQSILSAFSAANGYSFSGTDLLLPIPNSEIGLSNGVLKQNPGYNN encoded by the coding sequence ATGAAAAATATAAAATTTATAACCGTAGTTTTTTTAGCCATATTCGCCGCTTCGTGTGAAGATGACTTTTTAAGCCCGCTGCCTACCTCGGCTATTTCAGCAGATGGTTTTTATAACAACGAAGAAGAGTTAGAGGCTGGAGTAATTAATATGTACGATGGTTTACAAGGAGTAAATGATACAGACTCTGATAGTAATCACTCAACACAAATTGAGTTCTATCTTACAGAAATGAGAAGTGATAATACCAGAACTAAAAGTGGTGAAGGTGAAGCAGCTCAGTTTGAAACTTATACTGTTCAATCAACAAACGGTATTGTAGCCGATTATTATAGAAGTATGTATAATGTAATATATAGAGCTAACACAGTTTTAGAAAACATTGATGCTGCTACTACTAAAAAAGCTCAGTTTGAAGGAGAAGCAAAATTTGTAAGAGCTTATGCTTATTTTAACTTAGTTCGTTTGTTTGGAGATGTTCCGTTAATTGATAGAGTTATTGCTCCATTAGAAACAGATGTTTCTTTTACAAGAGTACCTACAGCAGATGTATACTCTTTAATTATTAGTGATTTAACAACTGCTATTAATGGATTGACAGATGGATCTAAAAACAGAGCTTCAAAAGCTGCTGCAGAAGGTTTATTAGCAAAAGTATATTTAACAACAGGAAATTATAGTGGAGCACAAACTTTATGTGAATCTATTATGCAGCCATCACGTGGTTTTTCATTAGAAGCTGACTATAAAGATATCTTTTATACAGAAGGTAATGATGAGGTAATTTTTGCAATTGGATACAACGGAAATGCTGTAAATGATAGTCAAAACTTTTCAGCAGAATGGTTAAATTCTGTAGGTAGAACAAGTGGAATGAATTATGTTACTGCTGATGTAAGAAATGCTTTTGCTACTTATGGAGGTGTAGAAAGATCAAAATATGCATTTAGACAAGATGCAGGACAAACTACACAATATCAAGTAGTAAAATATTTACCTAATGGAGATGCAAGTTTAGGAATTGATCCTACTTCTACAGACCCAACATTAGCAGGAAATGACTGGATTGTATTACGTTATGCAGATGTTGTTTTAATGCATGTAGAATCAATCTTAGCTGGTGGAGCATCAACTACTAGTACAAATGCAATTGCTTCTTTTAAATTAATTAGAGATAGAGCAGGTTTAACAACTCCAGCAATTATTACAAAAGAAGATTTGTTAAACGAGCGTAGAGTAGAGTTAGCTTTTGAGAATCAAAGATTTTTTGACTTAGTTCGCTTTGGTGAGGCTCAATCTATCTTATCTGCTTTCTCTGCAGCAAACGGATATAGTTTTTCTGGAACAGATTTATTATTGCCAATCCCTAACTCAGAAATTGGTTTAAGTAATGGAGTTCTTAAGCAAAACCCTGGTTATAACAATTAA
- a CDS encoding SusC/RagA family TonB-linked outer membrane protein, which yields MKLKKSITLIALLFFNMALFAQENYSLTGTVLSGTDNSPIPGANVIIKGTSTGTISDFDGNYQITVKKGDVIVLSYLGFKTQEIVVSDQKKISTKLQEDSSELDEVVIVGYGSQKKSHLTGAISKVKNETLDQIAVSRVDDALVGQVSGVNIQATDGGAGAAPTIRVRGVGSISGGIDPLIVVDGLVVDNDYLSALDMNDVESFEILKDAASTAIYGSRGSKGVIMISTKTGKEGKTKFTYSAYTGLKEARQSDAYYSTVAGTVAAEQAATGTLSARTRYKQLIGVDTNWQDIAFDGGTITSHSLSARGGSKRTKFSTSLNYLHDEGVMLTDDFKKYNLKAKIDTEVNDKFSFGANLSPSYTETRRFDGSTHDILRQPSWLPVYHDDNTIQFVDRTVYPDVKVGDYALQRHFDNYDLDGNGTLIDISNTSNTNPAAKVLERDRRDKKFKMYGSVYAKYDFTKDLSFKTTLGGDVQYTDRRRWQGVLSNRNGASAAQLDLTNEKQIHLANENFLSYDKSFGKHDVNAILGTSVETWNYNYETTQGTGYSSDLLQTMRAATSISDYNSYEYERNLLSYFGRVNYAFDSKYLFSLSVRRDGVSVFGKNQKYGNFPAASVGWNIAKEDFLKNSDLISNLKFRVSYGITGNPLIDTGDDLIDNYPSLALLNPSTAIVDGDVTTAFNPINIANADLQWERSVEINPGVDFGFFNNRISGSVDYYKRNSDQLLLYNPVSSTTGFSNALVNLGEVQNEGLEFELRTKNLSTSFFRWTSSFIGSFNKNTLVNFADSNGQIQNVDTKRAAEWINSEGQPISSFYGWVVDKEIPVEYLNDPYHPIGAEAQDVYVKDLNGDGVIDDDDKANLGDPYPDFVWSLTNDFKLGQVDFSFMFQGSHGAKVRNMGDQYIFNHFNSAQDFNPATTPNQGFIKEKIFTNSIVQDASYVALRNVNIGYNFSKDMASKLGLSKARVYATGQNLLYLTASDYTGFNPESIDDTSATTYGYQRAGSPIFRTISVGLNVEF from the coding sequence ATGAAACTAAAGAAAAGTATAACATTAATTGCTTTATTGTTTTTCAATATGGCATTGTTTGCTCAGGAAAACTACAGTTTAACAGGGACTGTTTTGTCTGGTACGGATAATAGTCCAATTCCAGGAGCAAACGTAATTATTAAAGGAACTTCCACAGGAACAATTTCTGATTTTGATGGTAATTATCAAATTACGGTAAAAAAAGGAGATGTGATTGTGTTGTCATATTTAGGATTTAAAACACAAGAAATTGTTGTTTCAGATCAAAAAAAGATTTCTACTAAGCTTCAAGAGGATTCATCTGAGTTAGATGAGGTTGTAATTGTAGGATATGGTAGTCAAAAGAAATCTCACTTAACCGGAGCTATTTCAAAAGTTAAAAACGAAACCTTAGATCAAATAGCAGTATCTCGTGTAGATGATGCTTTAGTAGGTCAAGTTTCTGGGGTAAACATTCAAGCTACCGATGGTGGTGCAGGTGCTGCTCCAACTATTAGAGTGCGTGGTGTAGGTTCTATTTCTGGAGGAATTGATCCATTAATTGTAGTAGATGGATTGGTTGTGGATAATGATTATCTAAGTGCATTAGATATGAATGATGTTGAATCTTTTGAGATTTTAAAAGATGCAGCTTCTACAGCTATTTATGGATCTAGAGGTAGTAAAGGGGTAATCATGATTTCTACTAAAACAGGTAAAGAAGGTAAAACTAAATTTACTTATAGTGCTTATACTGGTTTAAAAGAAGCAAGACAAAGCGATGCTTACTATTCTACTGTGGCTGGAACTGTAGCAGCAGAACAAGCAGCTACAGGTACATTGTCTGCTAGAACTCGTTATAAGCAATTAATTGGTGTAGATACTAACTGGCAAGATATTGCTTTTGATGGTGGAACAATTACTAGTCATTCATTATCTGCAAGAGGAGGTAGTAAAAGAACTAAGTTCAGTACTTCTTTAAATTATTTACATGATGAGGGAGTAATGCTTACTGATGATTTTAAGAAATACAATTTAAAAGCTAAGATTGACACAGAGGTAAATGATAAATTTTCTTTTGGTGCAAATCTTTCACCATCTTACACAGAAACTAGACGTTTTGATGGTTCTACTCATGATATTTTAAGACAACCTTCTTGGTTACCAGTGTACCATGATGATAATACTATTCAGTTTGTTGATAGAACTGTTTATCCTGATGTAAAAGTTGGAGACTATGCATTACAACGTCATTTTGATAATTATGATTTAGATGGGAATGGTACTTTAATAGATATTAGTAATACATCAAATACAAACCCAGCGGCTAAAGTTTTAGAGAGAGACAGAAGAGATAAAAAGTTTAAAATGTATGGTAGTGTATATGCTAAATACGATTTTACTAAAGACTTAAGTTTTAAAACAACTTTAGGAGGGGATGTTCAGTATACTGATAGAAGAAGATGGCAAGGAGTATTGTCTAACAGAAACGGAGCAAGTGCTGCACAGTTAGATCTTACAAATGAAAAGCAAATTCACTTGGCAAATGAGAACTTCCTTAGCTATGATAAATCATTCGGAAAACATGATGTAAATGCTATTTTAGGTACTTCTGTAGAAACTTGGAATTATAATTATGAAACTACTCAAGGTACTGGATATAGTTCTGATTTATTACAAACAATGAGAGCAGCAACATCTATTTCAGATTATAACTCATATGAATATGAAAGAAACTTATTGTCTTACTTCGGAAGGGTAAATTATGCTTTTGATAGTAAATACCTATTCTCTTTAAGTGTTCGTCGTGATGGAGTATCTGTTTTCGGAAAAAATCAAAAGTATGGTAACTTCCCAGCAGCTTCTGTAGGTTGGAATATTGCAAAAGAAGATTTCTTAAAAAACAGTGATCTTATTAGCAACTTAAAGTTTAGAGTAAGTTACGGTATAACAGGAAATCCATTAATTGATACTGGTGATGATTTAATAGATAACTATCCATCATTAGCATTATTAAACCCTTCTACTGCAATAGTAGATGGTGATGTAACTACAGCTTTTAACCCTATTAACATAGCCAATGCAGATTTACAATGGGAGCGTTCTGTAGAGATTAACCCAGGGGTTGATTTTGGATTCTTTAATAATAGAATTTCTGGTTCTGTAGATTATTATAAGCGTAATAGTGATCAGTTATTATTATATAACCCAGTATCATCTACAACAGGATTTAGTAATGCTCTTGTGAATTTAGGAGAGGTACAAAACGAAGGTTTAGAATTTGAATTAAGAACTAAGAACCTTTCTACTAGTTTCTTTAGATGGACTTCATCTTTTATAGGGTCATTTAACAAAAATACTTTAGTAAATTTTGCAGATTCTAACGGACAAATTCAGAATGTAGATACTAAAAGAGCTGCTGAGTGGATTAACTCAGAAGGACAACCTATTTCATCATTTTATGGATGGGTAGTAGATAAAGAAATTCCAGTAGAATATTTAAATGATCCATATCATCCAATTGGAGCAGAAGCTCAAGATGTTTATGTAAAAGATTTAAATGGTGATGGAGTAATTGACGATGATGATAAAGCAAATTTAGGAGATCCTTATCCAGATTTTGTATGGAGTTTAACAAATGATTTTAAATTAGGACAAGTAGATTTTAGTTTTATGTTCCAAGGAAGTCATGGGGCTAAAGTAAGAAACATGGGAGACCAATACATCTTTAACCACTTTAACAGTGCACAAGATTTTAACCCTGCAACAACACCAAATCAAGGGTTTATTAAAGAAAAAATCTTTACAAACTCTATTGTTCAAGATGCATCATATGTTGCTTTAAGAAATGTAAATATTGGATACAATTTTTCAAAAGACATGGCTTCTAAATTAGGATTATCAAAAGCAAGAGTATATGCTACAGGACAAAACCTATTGTATTTAACAGCTAGTGACTATACAGGGTTTAATCCAGAATCAATTGATGATACAAGCGCTACTACTTATGGATATCAAAGAGCAGGTTCTCCAATTTTTAGAACCATTTCTGTAGGATTAAATGTAGAATTTTAA
- a CDS encoding SDR family NAD(P)-dependent oxidoreductase: MKLKDKIAIVTGGTRDIGRAVSIKLAKEGAKVVVNYYNNEENAKETLTAIRELGGEAIMVKGDMTIKADVDDMIKKSIDAFGDTIDILVNNAGGLVARKTMAEMDEDFFDKVIKLNLNSTFLVSQAVLPYMKSGASIVNLASLAGRDGGGGGSIAYATSKGAVMTFTRGLAKEVGPKGIRVNALCPGMIATTFHDTFTVDAIREKVAASTPLKREGQAEEIANTVACLASDDTSFITGANIDINGGLAFS, translated from the coding sequence ATGAAACTAAAAGATAAAATTGCCATAGTAACAGGTGGTACAAGAGATATAGGAAGAGCTGTTTCTATAAAATTAGCAAAAGAAGGAGCTAAGGTTGTTGTGAATTATTATAACAACGAAGAGAATGCAAAAGAAACACTAACTGCAATTAGAGAGTTAGGAGGAGAAGCGATTATGGTAAAAGGAGATATGACCATTAAAGCTGATGTTGATGATATGATTAAAAAAAGTATTGATGCTTTTGGTGATACTATTGATATTTTAGTAAACAATGCAGGTGGATTGGTTGCTAGAAAAACGATGGCTGAGATGGATGAAGATTTCTTTGATAAAGTAATCAAGTTAAATTTAAATTCAACATTTTTAGTGTCCCAGGCTGTTTTACCATATATGAAGTCTGGAGCTTCTATTGTAAACCTTGCTTCTTTAGCAGGTAGAGATGGAGGTGGTGGAGGATCTATTGCATATGCTACTTCTAAAGGAGCGGTAATGACCTTTACAAGAGGTTTAGCAAAAGAGGTTGGTCCTAAAGGTATTCGTGTAAATGCATTATGTCCTGGTATGATTGCTACTACTTTTCACGATACTTTTACGGTAGATGCAATTCGTGAAAAAGTTGCTGCTTCAACTCCTTTAAAAAGAGAAGGTCAGGCAGAAGAGATCGCAAATACAGTTGCTTGTTTAGCTTCAGATGATACTTCTTTCATCACAGGAGCCAATATAGATATCAATGGAGGGCTTGCATTTTCATAG
- a CDS encoding cupin domain-containing protein: MKRFSEKYIITKDMEWEELGGGVSRKFLGYDNQIMMVKVKFEKGASGAPHQHFHTQATYCAAGKFEFEIDGVKKIVEAGDGIYIEPNLWHGTTCLEEGILIDTFSPVREDFLSGDGVSYFGDKEE, from the coding sequence ATGAAACGATTTAGCGAAAAGTATATCATTACAAAAGATATGGAGTGGGAAGAACTTGGTGGAGGAGTATCAAGAAAATTCTTAGGTTACGACAACCAAATTATGATGGTAAAAGTAAAATTTGAAAAAGGTGCTTCAGGAGCTCCGCATCAACATTTTCACACCCAAGCTACTTACTGTGCTGCTGGTAAATTTGAGTTCGAAATTGATGGAGTAAAGAAAATAGTAGAGGCAGGTGATGGAATTTATATTGAACCTAATTTATGGCATGGAACTACTTGTTTAGAAGAAGGGATTTTAATTGATACGTTTAGTCCTGTAAGAGAAGACTTTTTGAGTGGTGATGGTGTGTCTTATTTTGGAGATAAAGAGGAATAA
- a CDS encoding alginate lyase family protein — MKIKHHIVLLLTFIGLITAVEVKAQEHPSLILTKSGVEKIRKELGTVPLFDATLKNVQAEVDAEIELGIDTPIPKDFSGGYTHEKHKRNFLMMQKAGVLFQILQDEKYAVYVRDMLFQYEAMYKDLPVHPQTRSYARGKLFWQCLNDSNWLVYTSQAYDCIYDWLSKKERKKLEKNLFKPFADFISIENPQFFNRVHNHSTWGNAAVGMIALVMDDAELLERALYGLKDDGLPAGAKDNDGGLIREEGQQTGFLANIDEPFSPDGYYTEGPYYQRYAMYPFLVFAEALQNVKPELKIFEHKNGVLLKSVTALLNLTDADGKFFPLNDGQKGMSYYSRELVTAVDIAYYYGGLNPQLLSIAAKQQSVLLDDSGLEVALAIRDGKVKPFQKKSINLTDGADGKQGGVGVLRSGNEDFTLVFKYAAQGLSHGHYDKLSYSLYEKGNEVIQDYGLARFVNIEQKGGGNYLKENKTWAKQSIAHNTVIQNETSHFSGKYEIGSKHHSDLNFKDFSNEDFQIISAKETNAYPGTELNRTLVMMNLKGSDKPIVIDLMKVVSNTQNQYDFPFYFMGQVVNTNFNYVTENSLKPLGTKNGYQHLWLEAKGKSSEEINQFSFLNKEVFYTISTASQKNDELLFTRIGANDPEFNLRRDAGYMIRRNAKNTVFASIIEPHGSYSHVSEFSVDSKSHIENLKVVHDDENYTAVKITTVDKEQHLIIISNNKDKNSKEHTLIINDKEYNWKGSYHYSIIK; from the coding sequence ATGAAAATAAAACATCATATCGTTCTTTTATTAACTTTTATTGGGCTGATTACGGCTGTAGAAGTAAAAGCACAAGAACATCCTAGTTTAATTTTAACCAAATCTGGAGTAGAAAAAATTAGGAAAGAATTAGGGACTGTACCTTTGTTTGATGCTACTTTAAAAAATGTTCAAGCAGAAGTAGATGCAGAAATTGAGTTGGGAATTGATACGCCAATTCCTAAAGATTTTTCTGGAGGCTATACGCATGAAAAACACAAGAGAAACTTTTTGATGATGCAAAAAGCTGGGGTGTTGTTTCAAATTTTACAAGATGAAAAATATGCAGTTTATGTGCGTGATATGCTGTTTCAATACGAGGCAATGTATAAAGATTTACCAGTACATCCGCAAACAAGATCTTATGCAAGAGGTAAATTGTTTTGGCAATGTTTAAACGATTCTAATTGGTTGGTTTATACAAGTCAAGCTTATGACTGTATTTATGATTGGCTATCAAAAAAAGAGAGAAAAAAGTTAGAAAAAAACTTGTTCAAACCTTTTGCTGATTTTATTTCAATTGAAAATCCACAGTTTTTTAACAGAGTTCACAATCATAGTACTTGGGGGAATGCAGCGGTTGGAATGATTGCATTGGTAATGGATGATGCTGAGTTGTTAGAAAGAGCTTTGTATGGTTTAAAAGATGATGGATTGCCTGCTGGTGCTAAAGATAATGATGGTGGTTTAATTAGAGAAGAAGGTCAACAAACAGGTTTCTTGGCCAATATAGATGAACCTTTTTCTCCAGACGGATATTATACAGAAGGGCCTTACTATCAGCGTTATGCCATGTATCCTTTTTTGGTTTTTGCAGAAGCTTTGCAAAATGTAAAACCTGAATTAAAAATATTTGAACATAAAAACGGAGTTTTACTAAAATCTGTAACTGCTTTGTTGAATTTAACCGATGCTGATGGAAAATTTTTTCCGTTAAATGATGGACAAAAAGGAATGTCTTATTATTCAAGAGAATTGGTTACAGCTGTTGATATTGCCTACTATTACGGAGGATTAAATCCACAGTTATTAAGTATTGCAGCTAAGCAGCAAAGTGTGTTGTTAGATGATTCTGGTCTAGAAGTGGCTTTGGCTATTCGCGATGGTAAAGTAAAACCTTTTCAAAAAAAATCAATCAATTTAACTGATGGTGCTGATGGAAAACAAGGTGGTGTTGGTGTATTAAGAAGTGGGAATGAAGATTTTACTTTGGTGTTTAAATATGCTGCTCAAGGCCTAAGTCACGGTCATTATGATAAACTTTCTTACTCTTTATATGAAAAAGGAAATGAAGTAATTCAAGATTACGGATTGGCAAGATTTGTAAATATTGAGCAAAAAGGAGGAGGAAATTACTTAAAAGAAAACAAAACTTGGGCAAAGCAAAGTATTGCGCATAATACGGTTATACAGAATGAAACTTCTCATTTTAGTGGAAAATACGAAATAGGAAGTAAACATCATTCAGACTTAAACTTCAAAGATTTTTCTAACGAAGATTTTCAAATCATTAGTGCAAAAGAAACAAATGCATATCCAGGTACAGAGTTAAACAGAACTTTGGTGATGATGAATCTTAAAGGATCTGATAAACCTATAGTTATTGATTTGATGAAAGTTGTATCCAATACTCAGAATCAATACGATTTTCCATTTTATTTTATGGGACAAGTGGTCAACACCAACTTTAACTATGTTACAGAAAATAGCTTAAAACCATTAGGAACTAAAAATGGATATCAACATTTGTGGTTAGAGGCAAAAGGGAAATCTTCTGAAGAAATCAATCAATTTTCTTTCTTAAACAAAGAAGTTTTTTACACCATTTCTACAGCAAGTCAAAAAAACGATGAGTTGTTGTTTACCAGAATTGGAGCCAATGATCCTGAATTTAATTTAAGAAGAGATGCTGGGTATATGATTCGTAGAAATGCAAAAAATACTGTTTTTGCTAGCATTATAGAACCTCATGGAAGTTATAGTCATGTATCAGAATTCTCGGTAGATTCTAAAAGTCATATAGAAAATCTAAAAGTTGTTCATGATGATGAAAATTATACAGCTGTAAAAATTACGACTGTTGATAAAGAACAGCATTTAATTATTATTTCAAACAATAAAGACAAAAATTCAAAAGAACATACATTAATAATCAACGATAAAGAGTATAACTGGAAGGGCTCTTATCATTATTCAATAATCAAATAA
- a CDS encoding chondroitinase-B domain-containing protein has protein sequence MSKIKFILIFASVLLFACQSKESNSVEKLTTIKELHAKIATAKAGDEIVLANGVWKDVEIVFKANGTKENPIVLRAETPGKVFIEGISNLKIGGNHLVVKDLHFRNGYTPTDVVILFKTDDDTPANHSKVTNCVIEEFTQLDRDATDHWVEFWGQHNELSHCYIAGKSNFGPTVRVQLKGNQHINNHHQIINNHFGPRPRKGGPHGETLQIGDSGTSMTPSYTNISNNYFERCNGEVEIISSKSNFNIFKNNVFFESEGSLVLRHGNYATIEGNVFIGNDNSEFIGGIRVVNTGHWIMNNYFYKLKGSEFRAPLAVMNGIPKSPLNRYNQVTDVVVAYNSFVECPTPWFFSVGSNVDKSAVLPKSEIRSARPIRTVFANNLIYNNQTATNPILNYDKVDGILFEKNITNNENKSEVKPKGLTTVDFSVNKLSDNLFVPTKNNTEVYNGFDFENINTDLFGESRAKNNAVGAITIPVKENMVLVNESNYGTDWFNPKKEKREPKTFTIHPKDLKSTIASAENGDIIVLESGEYTLDTTIDIDKKITITSADEHKKVLLNFTANNTAFLMKPKGDLRLQNISVKGNKTQNAFATLDKNMSKAYNLFLNNVEISNFKTALSVSKGSFADTISVKNTSVKNLENGFLLNQEIDAKGDYNAEFVFIENSNFDEVKGTVLDYFRGGYDESTIGGNLIFKNNTITHSGKESADKILIKNQGIVQAEISENTFINNPVKLIAILWGEKGQKPENNKIKNSGEFKIVQNLKQKLMY, from the coding sequence ATGAGTAAAATCAAATTTATTTTAATATTCGCGAGTGTTTTGTTGTTCGCATGTCAATCTAAAGAATCAAATTCTGTAGAAAAACTAACTACTATTAAAGAGCTTCATGCTAAAATAGCAACGGCAAAAGCTGGTGATGAAATTGTTTTGGCAAACGGTGTTTGGAAAGATGTTGAAATTGTTTTTAAAGCAAATGGAACAAAAGAAAATCCAATTGTTTTAAGAGCAGAAACTCCAGGAAAAGTATTTATAGAAGGAATTTCTAATTTAAAAATTGGAGGAAATCATTTAGTGGTAAAAGATTTACACTTTAGAAATGGTTATACACCAACAGATGTGGTGATTCTTTTTAAAACAGATGATGATACTCCGGCTAATCATAGTAAAGTTACCAATTGTGTTATAGAAGAATTTACACAGTTAGATAGAGATGCTACGGATCATTGGGTAGAGTTTTGGGGGCAACATAACGAGTTAAGTCATTGTTACATTGCGGGTAAATCTAATTTTGGACCTACAGTAAGGGTTCAGTTAAAAGGAAATCAGCATATAAATAATCATCATCAAATTATCAATAATCACTTTGGACCACGCCCTAGAAAAGGTGGGCCTCATGGAGAAACTTTGCAAATCGGAGATAGTGGTACTTCAATGACTCCTTCGTACACAAACATTTCTAATAACTATTTTGAAAGATGTAATGGAGAAGTTGAAATTATTTCTAGTAAATCAAACTTCAATATTTTTAAAAACAATGTTTTCTTTGAGAGTGAAGGATCACTTGTGTTACGACATGGAAATTATGCAACTATTGAGGGGAATGTATTTATAGGAAATGATAATTCTGAGTTTATCGGAGGGATTAGAGTTGTAAATACGGGTCACTGGATCATGAATAATTATTTTTATAAGCTAAAAGGTTCAGAGTTTAGAGCGCCATTAGCGGTAATGAATGGAATTCCAAAATCACCATTAAACAGATACAATCAAGTTACAGATGTAGTGGTAGCCTACAATTCTTTTGTAGAATGTCCAACTCCGTGGTTTTTTAGTGTAGGTTCTAATGTAGATAAAAGTGCTGTTTTACCAAAATCAGAAATTCGTTCTGCAAGACCTATTAGAACAGTTTTTGCAAATAATTTAATTTACAATAATCAAACAGCAACTAACCCAATTCTTAACTACGATAAGGTTGATGGAATCCTTTTTGAAAAAAACATCACCAATAACGAAAACAAAAGTGAAGTAAAGCCTAAAGGATTAACAACTGTTGATTTTTCTGTAAATAAGCTTAGTGATAACTTATTTGTGCCAACAAAAAATAATACAGAGGTCTATAATGGATTTGATTTTGAAAACATAAACACTGATTTATTTGGTGAATCAAGAGCTAAAAATAATGCTGTTGGGGCTATTACCATTCCTGTAAAAGAAAATATGGTTTTGGTTAACGAATCTAATTATGGTACAGATTGGTTCAATCCTAAAAAAGAAAAAAGAGAGCCAAAAACGTTTACCATTCATCCAAAAGATTTAAAATCGACAATAGCAAGTGCAGAAAATGGAGATATCATTGTTTTGGAGTCTGGAGAATATACCCTAGATACTACTATTGATATTGATAAAAAAATAACCATCACCTCTGCGGATGAACATAAAAAAGTATTGTTGAATTTTACTGCTAACAACACTGCTTTTTTAATGAAACCAAAAGGAGATTTACGTTTGCAAAACATAAGTGTTAAAGGAAATAAAACTCAAAACGCCTTTGCAACCTTAGACAAAAACATGTCTAAAGCCTATAATTTGTTTTTAAACAATGTAGAAATTTCAAACTTTAAAACTGCTTTAAGTGTTTCAAAAGGATCTTTTGCAGATACAATTTCAGTTAAAAACACAAGTGTCAAAAATTTAGAAAATGGATTTTTATTAAATCAAGAAATTGATGCTAAAGGAGATTATAATGCAGAATTTGTGTTTATAGAAAACAGCAATTTTGATGAGGTAAAAGGTACTGTGCTAGATTATTTCCGAGGAGGATATGATGAGTCTACCATTGGAGGGAATTTAATTTTTAAGAACAATACTATTACCCATTCTGGTAAAGAATCAGCAGATAAAATTTTAATCAAGAACCAAGGAATTGTACAAGCAGAAATTTCTGAAAATACATTCATCAATAATCCTGTAAAATTAATCGCTATTCTTTGGGGAGAAAAAGGTCAAAAACCAGAAAACAACAAGATTAAAAATTCTGGAGAATTTAAAATTGTACAAAACCTAAAACAAAAATTGATGTACTAA